One Vespa crabro chromosome 1, iyVesCrab1.2, whole genome shotgun sequence genomic region harbors:
- the LOC124424573 gene encoding neurexin-4 isoform X1, translating into MNTFNCFVVVFALAANSLTNAYDYECNVPLLDRAHLTATTSLPERGPNNARLNGESAWSPELSSYDQHLTVELSDRYEIRSVATRGRAHTNEYVTEYIVQYSDDGQAWTSYEGQDGVDEMFKGNTNGDTIKLNKFEVPIIAQWIRINPTRWRDRISLRLELYGCDYESDVLSFNGSSLVRLDLLREPIETDRHSIRFRFKTNFADGILMYSRGTQGDFIALQLRDNRMLLNIDLGSGIMTSLSVGSLLDDNMWHDVVISRNRKNISFSVDRVLIKGRVKGEFHRLDLNRALYIGGVPNKQEGLVIGQNFTGCIENFYLNTTNIIHELRETELTGENLKYHKINTIYNCPEPPVIPISFLTPGSYARLKGYEGISSLNVSLGFRSYEDRGIILYHRFTSPGYVKLFLEQGKLKIEIETKGNSKVILDNFDEKFNDGKWHQVILTVAKNTLILNVDGRPMRTKRILEMITGSLYWIGGMTGEESNRGFVGCMRMISIDGNYKLPTDWKEEEYCCKNEIVFDACQMVDRCNPNPCKHSGICTQNSDEFFCDCANTGYSGAVCHTSLHPLSCEAYKNMNSVNQRAEIKIDVDGSGPLAPFPVTCEFFADGRVMTVLRHSNEVPTPVDGFEEPGSFIQDINYDADLDQIEAFLNRSTRCSQRIKYECKHSKLFNSPVPQNDYFKPNSWWVSRQNQKMDYWGGALPGSRKCECGILGNCADPSKWCNCDADLEGRLEDSGDITEKEYLPVKQLRFGDTGTPLDEKEGKYTLGPLICEGDDLFKNVVTFRIVDATINLPTFDIGHSGDIYFEFKTTIENAVIIHSKGPTDYIKVSINGGNQIHFQYQAGGGPLAVSVDTSYKLADNQWHSVSVERNRKEARIIIDGALKNEVREPPGPVRALHLTSDLVIGATVDYRDGFVGCVRALLLNGQLQDIRGYARRGIYGISEDCVGRCESNPCLNNGTCHEKYNGYWCDCRWTAFKGPICADEIGVNMRSNSMIKYDFMGSWRSTISEKIRVGFTTTNPKGFLLGLFSNISGEYMTIMVSNSGHLRVVFDFGFERQEVIFPSKHFGLGQYHDVRLSRKNSGSTLVLKVDNYEPKEFHFDIKTSADAQFNNIQYMYIGKNESMTEGFAGCISRVEFDDIYPLKLLFQENGPGNVRSLSNTPVTEDFCGVEPITHPPNIVETRPPPDVDEDKVRAAYNEVDTAILGSILAVIIIALVIMAVLIGRYMSRHKGEYLTQEDKGAEIALDPDSAVVHSTTGHQVQKKKEWFI; encoded by the exons ATGAACACTTTCAATTGTTTTGTGGTCGTCTTTGCTCTTGCGGCAAATTCATTGACAAACGCAT ATGATTACGAATGTAATGTGCCGCTTTTGGATAGAGCTCATTTAACAGCAACTACATCTTTACCGGAGAGAGGACCTAACAATGCAAGACTTAACG GGGAATCTGCGTGGTCACCAGAACTTAGCAGTTATGATCAACATCTTACTGTGGAACTGAGCGACAGATACGAGATACGCAGCGTCGCAACACGGGGTCGTGCCCATACTAATGAATATGTGACAGAATATATTGTTCAATATTCTGATGATGGTCAAGCCTGGACTAGTTACGAAGGTCAAGATGGTGTAGATGAG ATGTTCAAAGGAAACACAAATGGAGATACTATCAAACTTAATAAATTTGAAGTTCCAATTATTGCACAATGGATAAGAATAAATCCAACCAGATGGCGAGATAGAATATCATTGAGACTTGAATTATACGGATGTGATTatg AATCCGatgtattatcatttaatggGTCATCTTTGGTTCGTTTGGATTTGTTAAGAGAGCCAATTGAAACAGATAGACATTCTATACGTTTTCGTTTTAAAACGAATTTTGCAGATGGTATACTAATGTATTCACGTGGTACACAAGGAGACTTTATTGCATTACAATTACGTGACAATAGAATGTTATTGAATATCGATCTTGGATCTGGTATTATGACGAGTTTATCAGTAGGAAGTCTTTTGGATGATAACATGTGGCATGATGTTGTTATatcaagaaatagaaaaaatatttctttttctgttgaTAGGGTGTTAATAAAAGGAAGAGTTAAAGGAGAATTTCATCGTCTAGATTTAAATAGAGCA CTTTATATTGGTGGAGTACCTAACAAGCAGGAAGGTTTAGTAATAGGTCAAAATTTCACAGGgtgtatagaaaatttttatttgaatactACCAATATTATTCATGAATTAAGAGAAACTGAACTTACCGGAGAAAATCTAAAATATCACAAAATTAACACGATTTACAATTGTCCTGAACCTCCTGTCATTcctatatcatttttaacgcCTGGATCTTATGCTCGGCTTAAAGGTTACGAGGGTATTTCTTCGTTGAACGTTTCTCTTGGATTTCGAAGTTACGAAGATCGAGGAATAATACTTTATCATAGATTTACATCTCCAGGATACGTTAAA ctATTCTTAGAACAAGGCAAATTGAAAATCGAAAtcgaaacaaaaggaaattcAAAAGTGATATTAGAtaattttgatgaaaaatttaatgacgGAAAGTGGCATCAGGTTATCTTAACAGTGGCAAAAAATACTCTTATACTAAATGTCGATGGTAGACCTATGAGAACTAAACGTATTTTGGAAATGATAACTGGATCATTATATTGGATTGGTGGTATGACGGGAGAAGAAAGTAACCGTGGATTTGTTGGCTGTATGAGAATGATAAGTATTGATGGAAATTATAAGTTACCAACTGATtggaaagaagaggaatattgttgtaaaaatgaaattgtgtTTGATGCTTGTCAAATGGTCGATCGTTGTAATCCTAATCCTTGTAAACACTCTGGTATATGCACTCAAAATTCTGATGAATTCTTCTGTGATTGTGCCAATACTGGTTATTCAGGAGCTGTTTGTCatacat CATTACATCCTTTATCTTGTGaggcatataaaaatatgaattcgGTAAATCAAAGGgcagaaattaaaattgacgTTGACGGAAGTGGTCCATTAGCACCCTTTCCAGTTACTTGTGAATTTTTTGCCGATGGACGTGTAATGACAGTTCTAAGGCATAGTAACGAAGTCCCAACACCCGTTGATGGATTTGAAGAACCAGGCAGTTTTATTCAAGATATCAATTATGACGCTGATCTCGATCAAATAGAAGCTTTTTTGAATCGATCAACGAGATGTAGTCAAAGAATAAAATACGAATGTAAACActcgaaattatttaattcaccag TTCCGCagaatgattattttaaacCAAATTCATGGTGGGTGAGCAGGCAGAATCAAAAAATGGATTATTGGGGTGGCGCTTTACCTGGTTCACGTAAATGTGAATGTGGAATACTTGGGAATTGTGCGGATCCAAGTAAATGGTGTAACTGTGATGCTGACTTAGAAGGTAGACTTGAAGATAGCGGAGATATAACGGAAAAGGAATATCTTCCTGTGAAGCAATTACGTTTTGGAGATACTGGTACACCATTGGATGAAAAAGAAGGCAAATATACTCTGGGACCACTTATTTGTGAAGGAGATG atttaTTCAAGAATGTAGTAACATTCCGCATTGTTGACGCTACAATTAATCTACCTACTTTTGATATCGGCCATAGTGGGGATATCTATTTTGAATTTAAGACGACGATTGAGAATGCTGTAATTATTCATAGCAAAGGCCCTACGGATTATATCAAAGTTTCTATTAATGGTGGAAATCAGATACATTTTCAATATCAAGCAGGTGGTGGACCACTTGCCGTAAGCGTTGATACGTCTTATAAATTAGCTGACAATCAATGGCATTCCGTATCCGTTGAAAGAAATCGTAAAGAAGCTAGAATAATTATTGACGGAGCATTGAAAAATGAAGTCAGAGAACCTCCTGGACCAGTTCGTGCACTTCATCTTACTTCAGATTTGGTAATTGGAGCAACTGTTGATTATAGGGACGGCTTTGTAGGTTGTGTAAGAGCTTTACTTTTAAATGGACAATTACAAGATATTAGAGGTTATGCGAGACGTGGAATATATGGTATAAGTGAAGATTGTGTGGGACGATGTGAAAGTAATCCGTGTCTTAACAATGGTACATgtcatgaaaaatataatggatATTGGTGTGACTGTCGTTGGACTGCATTCAAAGGACCAATTTGTGCGGATg AAATTGGCGTTAACATGCGTTCAAACTCAATGATAAAGTATGACTTTATGGGCAGTTGGCGTTCCACTATTTCTGAAAAGATTAGAGTTGGATTTACAACGACTAATCCTAAAGGTTTCTTACTTGGTCTGTTCTCAAATATTTCAGGAGAATATATGACGATCATGGTTTCTAACAGCGGTCATTTACGTGTCGTTTTTGATTTCGGTTTCGAACGACAAGAAGTTATATTTCCATCGAAACATTTTGGTTTAGGACAGTATCACGACGTTAGATTAAGTAGAAAAAATTCTGGATCCACTCTTGTCTTAAAAGTTGATAATTATGAACCAAAAGAATTCcattttgatattaaaacCTCCGCTGATGCtcaattcaataatattcaatatatgtatataggtaaaAATGAATCTATGACGGAAGGATTTGCAGGTTGTATATCTAGAGTCGAATTCGATGATATATAtcctttgaaattattatttcaagagAATGGACCAGGAAATGTTAGATCTTTAAGTAATACACCCGTTACCGAAGATTTTTGCGGAGTAGAACCAATTACACATCCACCAAATATTGTTGAAACACGACCGCCACCTGATGTAGACGAAGACAAAGTTAGAGCTGCTTATAATGAAGTTGATACTGCAATTTTAGGAAGTATATtagctgttattattatagctttaGTAATTATGGCAGTACTTATAGGAAGATACATGTCGAGGCATAAAGGCGAATATTTGACTCAAGAAGATAAAGGTGCTGAAATTGCATTAGATCCAGATTCAGCGGTTGTTCACTCTACGACCGGCCATCaagttcaaaagaaaaaagaatggtttatataa